A window from Staphylococcus succinus encodes these proteins:
- a CDS encoding DNA-3-methyladenine glycosylase I, whose amino-acid sequence MNECAFGTKDPIYLQYHDEVWGQPLYDSLELFKLMALESQHAGLSWLMILKKKESYESAFYNFDPAKISNMTSEDIDALMSFPNIVHNRKNLEAIVGQAKGYFEIVKDYGSFSDFLWSYVDGKPVDFQYTHPSDRITVDERATQLSKKLKSYGFKFLGPVTVFSFLEAAGLYNAHLQCCPKNPNNL is encoded by the coding sequence ATGAACGAATGTGCTTTTGGAACGAAAGATCCCATTTATTTACAGTATCATGATGAAGTATGGGGACAGCCTCTATACGACAGTCTTGAATTATTTAAATTGATGGCACTTGAATCACAACATGCTGGATTATCTTGGTTAATGATTCTCAAGAAAAAAGAATCTTACGAATCAGCTTTTTATAATTTTGATCCTGCAAAAATTTCTAATATGACTTCGGAAGACATTGATGCATTAATGTCATTTCCCAATATAGTGCATAATCGAAAAAACCTAGAAGCTATTGTAGGACAAGCAAAAGGTTATTTTGAAATCGTAAAAGATTATGGCAGTTTCAGTGATTTTCTCTGGTCTTATGTAGATGGTAAGCCTGTAGATTTTCAATATACGCATCCAAGTGATCGAATTACTGTAGATGAGCGTGCCACCCAATTATCAAAGAAACTAAAAAGTTATGGTTTTAAATTTTTAGGCCCAGTAACTGTATTCTCCTTTCTTGAAGCTGCTGGACTCTATAATGCTCATTTGCAGTGTTGTCCCAAAAATCCAAATAATTTATAA